AATCAGACTACTGGCTAAGTACCAAAAggatgtaaaaaattaataaaggtataatttttatagttgATTAAAATATCAACAAGACATTttgatcaattatattaaaataaagttgatcaaaatatgtattgtacattttagtaaaaaaatgattatacaaatttatgattattttataatcaataaaatgatttatgttCTACTTacagttattatatataaacttcCAAAAATAACTGACATAGCTGTCGTCATTATCGTAGTGAAAATCATAGGTGTTATCACACTAATCACTTCTTTCGTatatctgaaataatttcatcaataattaatttttcaaattataaatcaatatatgtaatttttggtaaataattttggttaataatttttcgtaaatatattaaaaaaggaGAGAGACTTCAGTCAAATTACTTTGATCTCTGACACATGTtgacatatatttaatattaaaatcaaacaaTCGAATACAGACTCTgactatcaaattaaaataactaaaatgtTAACATTAAGATTAAGTAATAAAAGCTAGTACAAGATATTATTCATGCAAATAGacaaaaatagagaaaagaCAGCGGTCGTAGAATATATCTGGGATGctaaaatatcataatatctcagctggttgaagtttggaacgttcctagaacgattttttaaaaataatttgttgttgtTCTCTTGACACAGAGAGAAGGCTATGAACTCTAGAAAGAATGTAGAAAAGAAGCGGGCTCGATACAGTTTGCGGAAGACACCCTTACGAGCCAAAAACCACCCTCAAACacacttaaaaaattctagacacCGCAAAAATGAATTGTTGCTTTTCTCCTTTCTCTGAGAGAAGGTTATGAGCCCTAGAAAGAATGTAGAACAGAAGCCGGCTTGATACAGGTTGCGGAAGACACCCTTACGAGCCAAAAACCACACTCAAACACACGTTTTTCTCCTTTCTCTAAAAGAAGGTTGTGAGTCCTAGAAAGAATGTAGAAAAGAAGCGCATTTGATACAGGTTGCGGAAGACTCCCTTACAGGTCAAATATCACTTCCAAACACACTTAAATATTCTAAGCATTGTAAAAAGGAATtgtctcttttctcttttactcAAAGACAATTTTGGAGATCTTAAAGTATAAAGAAGGAAAACAAATTCAATGGTAGTTGCGGAAAATCAATTCTGGACATGGAATTTGTATCTTGTTATGTAGTAAAAATGTGAAAGTGTACATTTAATAGTCGTTAGCCAATAATATTAGAGATGTTTTAATAACTTGTGCATACATTagtcaagatattttttaattttaaacaattattttttagtagagATATTTGGCCGTTACTGAAACAACTTAAACAGGAATGCCTCCTATGGTTGTCGCCAGTGTTGGCAAAAAcctagttatttttattttaaacaaaaaacattgtttttttatttaaaacaatttgtttttgttttatttatgttttttaaataacaaaaaaaacatttttagacataaaaaaacatgttttaaacagGCAAAATAATTTGGTAGCTTTGTGCTATGCGAACGTTTGAATCTTTTGCCAGTCTAAtttcaaatgaataaaatattaaaataatcaattttttctcttctttaattataaacacaattcttaatttaataatattattaaattttttaataaactattttaaatattattattctttctaaataaataatttttttttgttaactccctcttattttaaaatatttttaattattcatttaataattttattcttttatgttTCGCGGCAGCGCGGCGGATGTCGTGGTGAGTAGAAAGTAgtgggggggaggggggtgctaagatagtgcatcctcctcgcttgGCGCTGGATCGAGGGAGAAAACATGAAATGAGGTGCTGTTATTGAGAAACTTTGGTATCCCCTGCTATACGCCTATATCAGCGCTATACGGGATAGCACCGTTGGTCAagcgctgttttaatttttaattgcataaaaaaaatttactcgaatacaaagatttgtaaaaaaaataatgtatatagaattacgattcttaataataaattaaaattgtgttatcACGGCAATATAGCTTCAATTTGTTTGGGACTGTTACTTTAggtcgagacataattttaattaattaatgaaacttgtaaatctctttaaacaattactttttaaaataatacatactaaaaaataattttaatttgataaatttatagaaatatttacattacctgacaagccagtttactttgtaattagcGTAAAGCAATACTCCGAGAAAGAAGCCGAATGAATGTCTAATtctgatttttaaatttcttatagttATTTAACGTAACGTCAAAAAATGAAGAATCTGTCACTTCTCAGAGTCTATTGTTTTATGccaattacaaaataaactagCTTATCGtagataatgttaacatttctatacattaatcaaattgaaattattttctaatacagattattttaaaaagtaattgtttaaagagatttacaagtttcattaattgattaaaattatgtctcgacataaagtaacagtcccacaaattgaagttatattgccgtgatgacacaattttaatttattataatattaagaaagcgacaatttatttgtatggtgtctagaattttttaaatgtgtttgagGGTGATTTTTGGCTTATAAAGATGTCTTCCGCAACCTGTATCGGgtccattttttttctacattctGTCTAGAGCTCATAACCTTTTCTCAGAGAAAGGAAAAAGGTGACAATTCATTTTTGCGgtgtctagaattttttaaatgtgtttgagGATGCTTTTTGGCTCGTAAGGGTGTCTTCCGCAACCTGTATCGAGCCCGCCTCTGTTCTACATTCTTTCTAGGACTTATAACCTTCTCTCagagaaaggagaaaagcgACAATTCATTTTTGCGgtgtctaaaattttttaagtgtgtTTGAGGGTGGTTTTTGGCTTGTAAGGGTGTCTTCCGCAACCTGTATCGAGCCCGCTTCTGTTCTACATTCTTTTTAGGGCTTATAACCTTCTCTCagagaaaggagaaaagcgACAATTCATTTTTGcggtgtttaaaattttttaagtgtgtTTGAAGGTGGTTTTTGGCTTGTAAGGGTGTCTTCCGCAAACTGGATCGAGCCCGCTTCTTTTCTACATTCTTTCTAGAGTTCATAGCCTTTTCTCAGAGAAAGGAAAACAGCGACAATTCATTTGTACGGTGTCTAGACTTTTTTAAGTGTGTTTGAGGGTGGTTTTTGGCTCGTAAGGGTGTTTTCCGCAACCTGTATCGTTTCCGCTTCTTTTCTACATTCTTTCTAAGCTTCATAGCCTTCTCTCTGTGTCAGGAGAACAgcgacaaattatttttaaaaaattgctcgaGGAACGTTCCAAACTTCAACCAGCTTAGaaattgttgtaacttttaaacggttcaactacaaacgacgggaaaatcactacaaacaactacaaacgattctaaAAAAAGCCTGTCGAGCGGATTGGAGGTATCTCGAAAATTGACAAAGTTatgatatttgtttatataaaaattgttgtaacttttaaacggttcaactacaaacgacgggaaaatcactacaaacaactacaaacaattCTGAATCAGAATATATAAGTGTTTTTTCTCTATCTCAAAGTCGGAtgacaatcattttttttttaatttttttttttaaatttatgcaactacaaacgaaaattttattactacaaacaactacaaacgaaaAACTAACGTTTTCTTTATTggaatcttaatttattaaaagtcgaGTGCCATGTTCACAAAGGTAGTATAAGGATCCCTCAGTTGAGGATTATTTGACCAGTAATCTTCATAAGAAGGAAGcttttttatttccattatgatattaattgctataaacgtttttatttcaGGAACGATAGTAGGTTGGAACTGATCTCTTTTATTCTAAGTACAATATAGATTTGTTTGATCAACAATATGTTGGATTATATTCTcagaaaagagataaagaaatatattaactggtaattttacattattcgGCAAGTTAGATCCTTCAGGTTTTGTAAAGCCCGTATCATTTTGTGGCCTACCTATTATAATACTTCCCAAATTCTATCTAAGTTTGCTAAACGTCGACTATGGAGAACGTAATTGTAATCATCTTTATTGCAACTTGATTTGCCATCtatatattttccattatttggGTCCACATTATATTCTTGAATAGTCTCGTTTTTACCACTGTCACTCTCACATAGTTTCTTCATCCTCTGATTCACAATCACTTAGTATATCGACCAACTTTATATCGTTGTCCATTGTTTTCATAAATTAGGATCGATgttatttgttacatttaattttaaaagtagaggacaataaatttcagaatatattttgtaaatgtttgcGTGTCTCAAAAGCGATTCGATTATTGCTCAAAATGAATCTATCGTTTCAAGCCGCGTCAGGAATACTTTTGCTACTTCAAAATGATCTGAAAAAAGGCGTAACTGCACgtctttatacaattatattttactgaGTCGCGTTTGAGAAGATCAGCAGCTGCGACGCGCTGCGGCAGCTGCAATACTAGGCAACTTGAAATAGTTGCCACTGAGCAATGATTTTTACAAACTCgggtaattttaaaaactacgTTTGCCATATTAATTTACCATATTATATCtgacatttcaaattttgtatatttgataTTGGATTTTTAATGTGTAACATCAGAAACATTTGAAGTTCAAGCAAATTCGATcgcttttgataattttgtctgcCGTATTGTATCAgccatttttaaatgtaaaattttaatattggatTCGTAATCAGTGACCTCAAAAACCATTAAATAGCAAATTGCAAGCAAATcagttgattttgataattttgtccgccatattaaatccgccattttgaattttaaatttttgatatcggATTCATAATCAGTGACCTCGATAACCCTTAAgtagcaaatttcaagcaaatccagttaattttgataattttgtttgccatattggatccgccattttaaattttgaatttttgacatcgaATTCGTAATCCAGCAATACCAAACATGCTAAAGGAATACgtgaacaattaatttattgataaaataaccTTAGACGGTAGGTGTAGCTCCCAGGGCTGCACTGTGACGCAAAGGGTTAAAGCAGAAATTGTATTGTTCGCAGCATGCGCGCAGGTCTCGCGCATACAGTAGAATCAGATGGAGCCGAGCACTCAGCGGTActaactttcaagcttcataatttggaaagtatttaaagaaaataaattttgttgtagtGTTTTGTAAAGctcttgacatcagctattagattttggaatcaaaaatattccattttaaaaaattcatttgatcttAACCTGACCTTGGCGACATCTCCCAAAATCAAACTGATATCAGCAAATAAATAGATCATTTTAtgccctacaacttttatttgaaacatttttttccggAACTAAATGTTCTTTGTCCTTGTAAAGTAGCGTATTAAATTCCGCGTCTTTTTGCTGTCTTCCTCGTTTTAGCAAACGCGGCTCTTTCTTTCTTCACCCTGTTCTTCTACTGTTCGGTTGAGTTAACCGCTCTCGCGTAAAAGACAGTTTTTTTTAGCATTGATGTCACGAAAATTCTGAAGCTTACCGGtgcaatttttttgtatgcGATCGGTTTGCGTCAAATAAGGGGCATCCCACATAAAAAAGATCCACCTAATTATatctatctttaaaaatttgaaaaaattttcaaaaatacttcaatacatgtagaatatcgtagcataaagcaaattttggaaTTACAATGGGATActcatgaaaataaatattttttagagttatttgttaaaaatatattattttagctataaatgttaaaaaaaatttcttttttttttaatttaaacaatagccttcaatatctttgGTGCAAGGCAtacaatacttatttttttaaagtagtagagcGATATTTtaaccgttgctgtatcaatacaaattgagcAAGAATGcaaacaatacaagcatgaagacctagctgcgaccatagaaaacattcttgttcaatttgatCTTGTTCTTTTatcattaaccttatacaataTGTTCACTAATATGTTTTCATtatcaataacttttaataagactctcgaaatttaaacgaataaaaaaatataaagcaaagGCTAATAAGAGTCAGCACTGTTGTCAATGCGCACAAAAcagattaaaaattacaactaatttgtttattttatacaaatgaaaTATGAACGTTTTGTGCGCATTGACAACAGTGCTGACTCTCATGAGCctttgctttatatttttttatttgtttaaatctcgagagtcctattaaagtttattgataataaaaatgtatttacatatatattttttaaattcgttttcattattattttaaaaattacaaacagtTTAGTTTTAGGTGGACCCCTTTCACGTGGAATGCCCCATATTGCGTGCGATAATTTTGTGAATTGATTTATGCTGTTTAAAAGCGTGTATGGCGCCCAACTTCGTAGTTTCACGATTCTCAAATTTGTGTTAAACCGTCGATACAGCTGAGATATCTGTCgttatcttttctctttttcttttctttttttgatcgCGCCGATTTGCGACGATGACGAAAAAACACTTGCGGACGCGCGCAGCgtaacaataaaagattatattaatacaaaaattagaaaaatctaTATTAACTGTAAAATCAATAGCAGATGATAAACCAATGTGCTGTATAACTACGAGTTTGAGCATCCCAATTCTACGCGACATTGCTGTTTTATCTTTGATcggttataatttaaaaaactatacaaatataaataagaaagccttcttcggtcgtagctggatcttagtacttttatgtattcgtgtgattttatatactttcttagactcaaccaaactgcgcgctgtcggtcatataacacagttataattgaataagagttagtaatatcacttttattaaattaaaattaatttaataatacttgatgcttactagcatctatattaactcttttccccctgaaaaaattgtaaaaaaattattgcgaaaaatatcacttcaGCCAGGATTCAAACttgggacctcccgaatcttcggtacgggtgtcttagccaactcaaccactgaggctgtgatgatatttctcgcaataaccGACTATGAATTAGAATGCATGTGATGGCAGCGTGATTTCAAACTAAAAAGATATTTgaccgatacatgtaacatacaaatctaaacaagaaagccttctttggtcgtagctggatcttagtgcttttatgtattcgtgtgattttatatactttcttagGTTAAGTCTAAGAaagtataaaatcacacgaatacataaaagcactaagatccagctacgaccgaaaaaggccttcttgtttagatttgtatgttacatgtatcggttgaatatctttctactttaaaaaagtattttagacttgatatttttatgttgggacttttgattcttttttatttataaaataggcttttaaaatattgtatgataTTTGTAAgccaccctgtatataataatgtatctcTTACCTTAATATTTCATTGTGAAATTTAATACAcgtatttaattcattttcatttatGACAGTACGGATGTTTTGGGTTAACAATTCTAATCTTGCTGCACAATAAAGTAAAAGAATCGCAATGTTGTAATCGATAGACATTGAAGCAGAAACTTGAAAGCCGGCTATTGATtgctgtaaataaattatactttttattaaggGATGCTCCACAGAAAATGGATATACTGCATTAGTAGGAAATTCGTCTGGAAGATATATTGGTCCGGAAACGACGACAACCACTGATATCCAAGCCCATAAAATATAACTGCCGTAAATAAACTTGTAATTGTCAACATAACGttgcaatattatatttgcCTTTTCATTTGATTGTTTCACAAACATTTCCATTTCGTGATAAATGAcctaaaacaattattttaagatgCTTAATCAatgtgcaaattattatttcgtctttattaaattttaaaatatgtcttAAATAACACAGAATACGAAAATTCTTTATAGctctcaaatatatttttttgagaaTATTCTCGAAAAATCATCTATATTCTATTCACTGAGAGAAATTAAACTTTTCAGACAAAAACTCATCACCTCTAAAATAAACTAACCTTTGCCATAAGCAGAGTTAATCCGTACTTCAACATTTGACGCGCAACAATGAAAGTACAAACTGATTCTGCTAGTAGCGAAGGATACTTTACTTTTGAGCCTGACAGGAGTTTCCGAAGAAACGGTGTTCGCGAACTGTTCGGCGGAATGAGCTGCTGATTCCGTTCCGCGAGAAGGCGGGATGGTAGTGTGACAGAGAGCACAGCCCCGCAGTGTGGTTGAGAGGAAAGCAAGCACCAACACAAGCTCAAGAAGGATAGCGAGCGAGAGTGGATGCGAGTGGAATGATGGAGTGTGAGAAAACGCGAGAATGCAGGAGCGAGACCTGCGTGAAGTTAGCCCcccgaaattgaaaaaaaataactttttttagctCATTCGATTGCACATCGTTTGCACATTTATGCACACCTCGATTTTTCGTTTGCACacttttagtttaaaagttattaataaaacaaatttgggGGGGCTAACTTCACAATAGCCCCCCAACTGCGAGCAAATTAGATTTCAATAGGCTTAATGGATAGATTTTCGTTTGCACATTTCGAATCAAGTTGATTTTTCGTTTGCACACTTTTAGTTcaaaagttataaacaattaaagttttgaaaataaaaataactttttttagttCATTCGATTGCACATCGTTTGCACATTTATGCACACCTCGATTTTTCGTTTGCACacttttagtttaaaagttattaataaaacaaatttgggGGGGCTAACTTCACAATAGCCCCCCAACTGCGACTAAATTAGATTTCAATAGACTTAATGGATAGATTTTCGTTTGCACATTTCGAATCAAGTTGATTTTTCGTTTGCACATTTTTACTTcaaaagttataaacaattaaagtttCGAGAATAGAAATCTGCGGTACATGAGTTTAAAACGTGATATTGGGTTTAAAATAGTACTAGTCCATAGATTTTCGTTTGCACATTACGAATCAAGTCGATTTTTTGTTTGCACACCTTTATTTCAAAAGTTatcaacaattaaattttcgagAACGGTCAACATTGGTAGATAAGCTCAAAACATCGAGACTGAATTCAAAATGGCATTAATCGATAGATTTTCGTTTGCACATTACCAAACAAGTCGAATTTTTCATTTGcacacatttatttaaaaagttattaataattaattttttgatttgttt
This window of the Solenopsis invicta isolate M01_SB unplaced genomic scaffold, UNIL_Sinv_3.0 scaffold_280, whole genome shotgun sequence genome carries:
- the LOC105193064 gene encoding putative odorant receptor 85d isoform X1 yields the protein MEMFVKQSNEKANIILQRYVDNYKFIYGSYILWAWISVVVVVSGPIYLPDEFPTNAVYPFSVEHPLIKSIIYLQQSIAGFQVSASMSIDYNIAILLLYCAARLELLTQNIRTVINENELNTCIKFHNEILRYTKEVISVITPMIFTTIMTTAMSVIFGSLYIITDQPLMVKLQYAAIVFTASMVLFACSLSADKLMHMSNRICLGAYESQWFKGSVSMQKKIIQILFRAQKPEVISITGMIPALTLRYYIGVRIMHFFKYVCIFIYIYTGRFRTTICP
- the LOC105193064 gene encoding odorant receptor 30a isoform X2 produces the protein MEMFVKQSNEKANIILQRYVDNYKFIYGSYILWAWISVVVVVSGPIYLPDEFPTNAVYPFSVEHPLIKTRLELLTQNIRTVINENELNTCIKFHNEILRYTKEVISVITPMIFTTIMTTAMSVIFGSLYIITDQPLMVKLQYAAIVFTASMVLFACSLSADKLMHMSNRICLGAYESQWFKGSVSMQKKIIQILFRAQKPEVISITGMIPALTLRYYIGVRIMHFFKYVCIFIYIYTGRFRTTICP